A part of Brachybacterium faecium DSM 4810 genomic DNA contains:
- a CDS encoding Flp pilus assembly protein TadB (PFAM: Bacterial type II secretion system protein F domain), whose protein sequence is MIAATLAVASVLLWVLAPPPQHVPTPAAVPRGRRESTGPLEMAHLVEQLATVISSGAGLRQAWAALGRSLPDGELRDLARAAASGADPRRAASARLRRTEMIASLSTALAVCERTGAPTAGMLQHLADALRDLHDAAQARRTAFAGPRSTARILLILPLAGLGLGMLLGGDPLRLLLTSGAGNLLALTGLALTALGWWWMRRLVHRADPPRSHQVDPSVQLELIAGALDSGLPLARAVAAVGAALPPGDEATALQRSASALEAGVPAALAGRALPAELSALARSAVLAEGTGADLARVLRSAARDLRRGRARDVEVLAAQLAVRLVLPTGLALLPAFVALGIIPTVMSLLGGTVTFSPGSG, encoded by the coding sequence ATGATCGCCGCGACCCTCGCCGTGGCCTCGGTGCTGCTGTGGGTGCTCGCCCCACCGCCCCAGCACGTGCCCACCCCCGCCGCCGTGCCCCGCGGGCGGCGCGAGAGCACGGGACCGCTCGAGATGGCGCACCTGGTGGAGCAGCTCGCCACGGTGATCAGCTCCGGCGCCGGCCTCCGACAGGCCTGGGCAGCGCTGGGCCGCTCCCTGCCCGACGGGGAGCTGCGGGACCTCGCCCGCGCCGCGGCCTCCGGCGCCGATCCACGCCGCGCGGCGAGCGCCCGCCTGCGCCGCACCGAGATGATCGCCTCCCTCAGCACGGCGCTGGCGGTGTGCGAGCGCACCGGCGCGCCGACCGCCGGGATGCTGCAGCACCTGGCCGACGCCCTGCGCGACCTGCACGACGCCGCGCAGGCGCGACGCACCGCCTTCGCCGGGCCCCGCTCCACCGCCCGGATCCTGCTGATCCTGCCGCTGGCCGGCCTGGGACTGGGGATGCTGCTGGGCGGGGACCCGCTGCGCCTGCTGCTGACCTCGGGGGCCGGGAACCTGCTCGCCCTGACCGGTCTCGCGCTGACCGCGCTGGGCTGGTGGTGGATGCGGCGCCTGGTGCACCGGGCGGATCCTCCGCGGAGCCACCAGGTGGATCCCTCGGTGCAGCTCGAGCTCATCGCGGGGGCGCTGGATTCCGGGCTGCCGCTGGCGCGTGCGGTCGCCGCGGTGGGAGCGGCGCTGCCGCCCGGGGACGAGGCCACCGCGCTGCAGCGGAGCGCGTCCGCGCTCGAGGCCGGGGTCCCCGCCGCCCTCGCCGGGCGCGCGCTGCCCGCCGAGCTCAGCGCTCTCGCCCGCTCCGCGGTGCTCGCCGAGGGGACGGGCGCGGATCTGGCGCGGGTGCTGCGCTCGGCGGCGCGGGATCTCCGCCGCGGTCGTGCCCGCGACGTCGAGGTGCTCGCCGCCCAGCTCGCGGTGCGCCTGGTGCTGCCCACAGGGCTCGCGCTGCTGCCCGCCTTCGTGGCCCTCGGGATCATCCCGACGGTGATGTCCCTGCTGGGCGGCACCGTCACCTTCTCCCCCGGCAGCGGGTGA
- a CDS encoding Flp pilus assembly protein, ATPase CpaF (PFAM: Type II/IV secretion system protein) has protein sequence MSRAGIAAQEDLGPLLELVREDLVRSPGAVDVPRIVRVLGRQGRVLGAAATLELTARIRDHVDGLGPLQSLVAPDVTDLLVNDDGTVWVDGAEGLHRTAVRLGPAQARDLAVRLATVGGRRLDDAMPWADAHLPSGIRFHAVLPPLSPGGAILSLRLPSARRLDLADLEELGALVPEAREALRAIIAARVPFLITGGTGTGKSTLLAAMLGQAPAGERIVVVEDVLELAVEHPHVVHLQARHANSEGAGAVDLTALVRQSLRMRPDRIVLGECRGGEIRELLQALNTGHDGGCGTVHANTAADVPARLEALGALGGLDRAALASQVASALEVVIHLGRRDGRRALEEVAVLRRGSDGLLETATALRVQEGRLEEGPAAESLARRLAGSPSPLTRTASAPRAAPAVRTARAARTQRRRPA, from the coding sequence ATGAGCCGCGCGGGCATCGCCGCGCAGGAGGATCTCGGGCCGCTGCTGGAGCTGGTGCGGGAGGATCTGGTCCGCTCCCCCGGCGCCGTGGACGTGCCCCGCATCGTGCGGGTCCTGGGCAGGCAGGGCAGGGTGCTCGGCGCGGCGGCGACCCTCGAGCTGACCGCCAGGATCCGGGATCACGTGGACGGGCTCGGGCCGCTGCAGTCCCTGGTCGCCCCCGATGTCACCGATCTGCTGGTCAACGACGACGGCACGGTGTGGGTGGATGGCGCGGAGGGGCTGCATCGCACCGCCGTCCGTCTCGGGCCCGCCCAGGCGCGGGACCTCGCCGTCCGCCTCGCGACCGTCGGCGGTCGCCGCCTGGACGATGCGATGCCGTGGGCCGATGCCCACCTGCCCTCGGGCATCCGCTTCCATGCCGTGCTGCCTCCGCTCTCGCCGGGCGGGGCGATCCTCTCGCTGCGCCTGCCGTCGGCGCGCCGACTGGACCTGGCCGATCTGGAGGAGCTCGGTGCGCTCGTGCCGGAGGCGCGGGAGGCGCTGCGCGCGATCATCGCCGCGCGGGTGCCGTTCCTGATCACCGGAGGGACCGGCACCGGGAAGTCGACCCTGCTGGCGGCGATGCTCGGGCAGGCCCCTGCCGGGGAGCGGATCGTCGTGGTCGAGGACGTGCTCGAGCTCGCCGTGGAGCACCCGCACGTGGTGCACCTGCAGGCCCGGCATGCCAACAGCGAGGGCGCCGGCGCGGTCGACCTCACCGCGCTGGTGCGGCAGAGCCTGCGGATGCGGCCGGACCGGATCGTGCTCGGCGAGTGCCGCGGCGGGGAGATCCGCGAGCTGCTGCAGGCGCTGAACACGGGGCACGACGGCGGCTGCGGCACCGTGCACGCGAACACCGCCGCGGACGTCCCCGCACGGCTGGAGGCCCTGGGCGCGCTCGGCGGCCTCGACCGTGCGGCGCTGGCCTCCCAGGTGGCGAGCGCGCTCGAGGTGGTGATCCATCTGGGTCGGCGCGACGGCAGGCGGGCCCTCGAGGAGGTCGCCGTGCTGCGGCGCGGGAGCGATGGTCTGCTCGAGACCGCGACCGCGCTGCGGGTGCAGGAGGGCCGGCTCGAGGAGGGACCTGCCGCCGAGTCGCTCGCCCGGCGGCTCGCCGGCAGCCCCTCGCCCCTCACGCGCACCGCATCCGCCCCACGGGCCGCGCCCGCCGTGCGCACCGCACGCGCCGCGCGCACGCAGCGCAGGAGGCCGGCATGA
- a CDS encoding Exodeoxyribonuclease III (PFAM: Endonuclease/Exonuclease/phosphatase family~TIGRFAM: exodeoxyribonuclease III (xth); exodeoxyribonuclease III) has protein sequence MRIATWNINSLRARMDRVLAFLERHDVDVLALQETKAKPQQLDLTALQEAGYEVAAHGLNQWNGVALISRVGLSDVRTELPALPLWPEDETGVVEARALGGLVGDGLRIWSLYIPNGRELDHPHYDYKLRWLEALRAEGARELAEDLSAKVALVGDFNVAPLDEDVWDMEFFDGKTHVSEPERAAFRAVVDAGYADVVRGDHPGPGVYTYWDYQQLRFPKRQGMRIDFVLGSPSVQSAVTGSFIDREERKGKGASDHAPVVVDLDL, from the coding sequence ATGCGCATCGCGACCTGGAACATCAATTCACTGCGCGCCCGGATGGATCGGGTGCTCGCCTTCCTCGAGCGGCACGACGTGGACGTGCTGGCCCTGCAGGAGACCAAGGCCAAGCCGCAGCAGCTGGACCTCACGGCGCTGCAGGAGGCCGGGTACGAGGTCGCCGCGCACGGGCTGAACCAGTGGAACGGCGTCGCGCTGATCTCGCGCGTGGGCCTGTCCGATGTGCGCACCGAGCTGCCGGCGCTGCCGCTGTGGCCCGAGGACGAGACCGGCGTGGTCGAGGCCCGGGCGCTCGGCGGCCTGGTCGGCGACGGGCTGCGGATCTGGTCGCTGTACATCCCCAACGGGCGCGAGCTCGATCATCCGCACTACGACTACAAGCTGCGCTGGCTCGAGGCGCTGCGCGCCGAGGGTGCCCGAGAGCTCGCCGAGGACCTCTCCGCGAAGGTGGCGCTGGTGGGCGATTTCAACGTCGCGCCGCTGGATGAGGACGTGTGGGACATGGAGTTCTTCGACGGCAAGACGCATGTGAGCGAGCCCGAGCGGGCGGCGTTCCGGGCCGTGGTCGACGCCGGCTACGCCGACGTGGTGCGCGGCGACCACCCCGGCCCCGGCGTGTACACGTACTGGGACTACCAGCAGCTGCGCTTCCCGAAGCGGCAGGGCATGCGGATCGATTTCGTGCTCGGCTCCCCGAGCGTGCAGTCCGCGGTGACCGGCTCGTTCATCGACCGTGAGGAGCGCAAGGGCAAGGGCGCCTCGGATCATGCGCCCGTGGTGGTGGATCTGGACCTCTGA
- a CDS encoding orotate phosphoribosyltransferase (PFAM: Phosphoribosyl transferase domain~TIGRFAM: orotate phosphoribosyltransferase), with protein MSAPRIAPAHSLPIADARERLRELIRDLAVVRGHVVLSSGAEADHYVDLRRITLHHEAAPLVGRVMLDLLRREGLVPGVKAVGGLTLGADPVATSILHASAADEDLDPLDAFVVRKANKAHGLQRRIEGPDVTGRRVVAVEDTSTTGGSVLTACEALAEGGADIAAVAVIVHRSEASREAVEAAGHRYLAAYDISELEI; from the coding sequence ATGTCCGCCCCTCGCATCGCCCCCGCCCACTCCCTGCCGATCGCCGACGCCCGCGAGCGTCTCCGCGAGCTGATCAGGGACCTCGCCGTCGTGCGCGGCCACGTCGTGCTGTCCTCGGGTGCCGAGGCGGATCACTACGTCGACCTGCGCCGCATCACCCTCCACCACGAGGCCGCCCCGCTGGTGGGCCGCGTGATGCTGGACCTCCTGCGCCGTGAGGGCCTGGTGCCCGGCGTCAAGGCCGTCGGCGGGCTCACGCTCGGCGCGGATCCCGTCGCCACCTCGATCCTGCACGCCTCCGCAGCCGACGAGGACCTCGACCCGCTGGACGCCTTCGTGGTGCGCAAGGCCAACAAGGCTCACGGCCTGCAGCGACGCATCGAGGGCCCCGACGTCACCGGCCGCCGCGTCGTCGCGGTGGAGGACACCTCCACCACCGGCGGCAGCGTGCTCACCGCGTGCGAGGCGCTGGCCGAGGGCGGCGCCGACATCGCCGCGGTCGCCGTGATCGTCCACCGCTCCGAGGCCTCGCGCGAGGCCGTCGAAGCCGCCGGCCACCGCTACCTCGCCGCCTACGACATCTCCGAGCTGGAGATCTGA
- a CDS encoding short-chain dehydrogenase of unknown substrate specificity (PFAM: short chain dehydrogenase) — MARALVTGSTSGLGLEFAWQLAGTGHDLVLVARDEDRLGAVAAQIRDVHRVQVEVLPADLSDREQLERIAIRLTDPVERIDLLVNNAGYGLRGGFLEIGVEDHETQMDTLMRAVLVLSHAAARTMVQRRRGAILNVSSLAGYTTAGPYAASKSWVTVFTESLAMELQGTGVSATALLPGFVQTEFHERASMSMDGLPRITWLKAPYVVEQALKDTAKGAVLSIPSVKYRTAGEFSRLAPRPLVRALTSPDWYRRLHSRSVRRSRRNASRRTLRAPWQRDDEA; from the coding sequence ATGGCGCGCGCACTCGTCACCGGTTCGACCTCCGGGTTGGGTCTCGAATTCGCCTGGCAGCTGGCCGGGACAGGGCACGATCTCGTGCTGGTCGCCCGGGACGAGGATCGTCTCGGCGCGGTCGCCGCACAGATCCGCGACGTGCACCGGGTGCAGGTGGAGGTGCTGCCCGCGGACCTCTCGGATCGCGAACAGCTCGAACGGATCGCGATCCGGCTCACCGACCCGGTCGAGCGCATCGACCTCCTGGTCAACAACGCCGGCTACGGGCTGCGCGGCGGATTCCTCGAGATCGGCGTCGAGGACCACGAGACGCAGATGGACACGCTCATGCGCGCCGTGCTCGTGCTCTCCCACGCCGCGGCGCGCACGATGGTGCAGCGCCGCCGCGGCGCGATCCTCAACGTCAGCTCGCTGGCCGGATACACCACCGCCGGGCCGTACGCGGCCTCGAAGAGCTGGGTCACCGTGTTCACCGAGTCCCTCGCGATGGAGCTGCAGGGCACCGGCGTCAGCGCCACCGCCCTGCTGCCCGGCTTCGTGCAGACCGAGTTCCATGAACGGGCCTCGATGAGCATGGACGGACTGCCGCGCATCACCTGGCTCAAGGCGCCGTACGTCGTCGAGCAGGCGCTGAAGGACACCGCCAAGGGGGCGGTGCTGTCGATCCCCTCGGTGAAGTACCGCACCGCGGGGGAGTTCTCCCGCCTCGCCCCCAGGCCGCTGGTGCGCGCGCTGACCTCGCCGGACTGGTACCGCCGCCTGCACTCCCGCTCCGTGCGGCGCTCCCGCCGCAACGCCTCGCGCCGCACCCTGCGCGCCCCCTGGCAGCGGGACGACGAGGCGTAG